A section of the Sporosarcina sp. ANT_H38 genome encodes:
- a CDS encoding conserved phage C-terminal domain-containing protein yields the protein MNLLIKESPLQVLPSLAMQVGLNEAMVLQQLHFRSLISNNIRDGHKWVYKTYEEWKSDEFPFWSVDTIKRAIRRLEVKGYIIATSSYNRMKMDKTKWYRIDYTKLQLETEQHATLPTAKSAQEEVRIAPSTEGKMPLAITKENKSIKKDLVENDLDVVSVIDYLNDKACKQFKASSKVTARLVKGRFSDGYTVADCKKVIDTKAKNWLGDRHWQKYLRPSTLFNATNFENYLEESRDSESPESRPPKPFELDFSKGEV from the coding sequence ATGAATTTATTAATAAAAGAGTCGCCGCTTCAGGTGCTTCCATCGCTCGCGATGCAAGTTGGGTTGAACGAGGCTATGGTACTCCAGCAACTGCATTTTAGATCGCTCATCTCGAACAATATTCGGGATGGGCATAAGTGGGTTTACAAAACATATGAAGAGTGGAAAAGTGACGAATTCCCATTTTGGTCTGTCGATACAATTAAAAGAGCGATTCGTAGACTGGAAGTTAAAGGGTATATCATTGCAACCTCTTCGTATAATCGAATGAAAATGGACAAGACGAAATGGTACCGCATTGATTATACAAAACTTCAACTTGAAACGGAGCAACATGCAACATTGCCGACAGCAAAATCAGCTCAAGAGGAAGTGCGAATTGCCCCCTCTACAGAAGGCAAAATGCCCCTAGCAATAACCAAAGAGAATAAAAGTATTAAAAAAGACCTTGTCGAGAACGATCTCGACGTTGTGTCTGTCATTGACTATTTAAATGACAAAGCTTGCAAGCAATTTAAAGCGTCTTCGAAGGTGACTGCACGATTGGTGAAAGGGCGTTTCAGTGACGGATATACAGTGGCGGATTGTAAAAAGGTCATTGATACGAAAGCTAAGAACTGGCTGGGTGATCGACATTGGCAGAAGTATTTACGCCCTTCCACGCTATTCAATGCGACGAATTTTGAAAATTATTTGGAAGAATCAAGGGACAGCGAGTCGCCAGAAAGCAGGCCACCAAAGCCATTCGAATTAGACTTTAGCAAAGGGGAGGTGTAA
- a CDS encoding HAD-IIB family hydrolase, with amino-acid sequence MNFIFDIDGTICFKGKPISEKILNSLESLKANGHNVIFASARPIRDMLPVIDHKFHSYTMIGGNGSLISVDGNILYSNSFTDVQRNSISNILDEYNATYLIDGEWDYTYTGPLDHPILNNLDPLKLAKNINTLQHKSIVKILILTSDDMDRMTDSILKLDVVIHKHGNENVIDISPKGIHKWSALNKLGIEKGDYVAYGNDANDISMFMNAAYSIMVGDHKELSKHASESIPLSNNTEDDIIKKINLLSTINSVTI; translated from the coding sequence ATGAATTTTATATTTGATATAGATGGAACAATATGTTTTAAAGGAAAACCAATATCAGAAAAAATTTTAAATTCGCTTGAAAGTCTTAAAGCGAATGGGCATAATGTAATTTTTGCTTCAGCAAGACCAATTAGAGATATGTTACCTGTGATAGATCACAAGTTTCACAGTTACACTATGATAGGTGGTAATGGCTCTTTAATTTCGGTTGATGGGAATATACTATATTCTAATTCTTTTACTGACGTACAAAGAAATTCTATAAGTAATATATTAGATGAATATAATGCTACATATTTAATTGATGGAGAATGGGACTATACATATACGGGTCCTTTAGATCATCCTATTTTGAATAATCTTGATCCCTTAAAATTAGCAAAAAATATAAATACTTTACAACATAAATCCATTGTTAAAATATTGATTTTAACGTCAGATGATATGGACAGAATGACAGATTCTATTCTTAAATTGGATGTAGTTATTCATAAACACGGAAATGAAAATGTGATAGACATAAGCCCTAAGGGGATTCATAAGTGGAGTGCTCTCAATAAATTGGGAATTGAAAAAGGAGATTATGTAGCTTATGGAAATGATGCAAATGATATCTCTATGTTTATGAATGCTGCATACTCGATTATGGTTGGTGATCATAAGGAATTATCCAAACATGCTTCAGAGTCGATTCCACTTAGCAATAACACAGAAGATGATATAATTAAAAAGATAAATCTTTTATCTACAATCAATTCTGTAACCATTTAA
- a CDS encoding cupin, whose amino-acid sequence MEILRFGKEIAQEISNYNSISAFYSKLMKTESPTNIGFIYIEKGGIVGYHKAPVPQLFLIVEGEGWVEGEDRKRVMVKKGLGIFWDKGEGHISGSETGLTALVLQSDELENPLK is encoded by the coding sequence ATGGAAATTTTAAGGTTTGGAAAAGAGATAGCTCAAGAAATTAGTAATTACAACTCTATATCTGCTTTCTATTCAAAGCTAATGAAAACAGAGTCACCTACTAATATAGGTTTTATTTACATAGAGAAAGGCGGTATTGTTGGCTACCATAAAGCACCTGTACCCCAGCTATTCTTAATAGTAGAAGGCGAAGGATGGGTGGAAGGAGAAGACCGAAAAAGAGTAATGGTGAAAAAAGGATTGGGGATATTCTGGGATAAAGGAGAAGGGCATATTAGCGGAAGTGAAACGGGATTAACCGCGTTAGTTCTTCAATCAGATGAATTGGAAAACCCATTAAAATAG
- a CDS encoding GNAT family N-acetyltransferase: protein MKIDVRLTDKSEAYIIKNLYPLYLYDLSGHYGRIPNVHGIYEDSDDFRTLSDQYEVQNIWWEKPEVLFPYVILVDGIPAGFILIATPPHCNKGIDYFVNEFFLIQSLRGKGIAERAANIVFDQFIGKWELFTNPLEQNSAGQKFWRRSISNYTDGVYTEINGETFDGQKTVFRFDNSGKKLISK, encoded by the coding sequence ATGAAAATTGATGTTCGTTTAACAGATAAAAGTGAAGCATATATTATAAAAAACTTATATCCTTTATACCTTTATGACCTTTCTGGACATTATGGTAGAATCCCGAATGTTCACGGGATATATGAGGATAGTGACGATTTTCGAACATTAAGTGATCAGTATGAAGTTCAAAATATTTGGTGGGAAAAGCCAGAAGTTTTATTCCCCTATGTAATTTTAGTAGATGGGATACCAGCAGGGTTTATCCTAATAGCAACCCCACCACATTGTAATAAAGGAATTGACTATTTTGTAAATGAGTTCTTTTTAATTCAATCATTAAGAGGGAAAGGTATTGCTGAAAGAGCAGCAAATATAGTATTTGACCAATTTATAGGGAAATGGGAGTTGTTTACTAACCCATTAGAACAAAACAGTGCTGGACAAAAATTTTGGAGGAGGTCAATATCGAATTACACTGATGGAGTCTACACTGAGATAAACGGGGAAACGTTTGATGGACAAAAGACTGTTTTTCGATTTGATAATTCCGGAAAAAAATTGATTTCAAAATAG
- a CDS encoding SLAP domain-containing protein: MQRLYFESAWDKTIAPIDREKIMYHFQQQTKQLQDGVHLSFFRKARNHKGEQLITVLIHNFEDINFRLHNTVISYYEQDKQLANAAFSLPCEIAGNTSMPWTFIFSETNETTADPQYSIWN; this comes from the coding sequence ATGCAAAGGCTCTATTTTGAATCTGCATGGGACAAAACAATTGCTCCTATTGATCGTGAAAAAATTATGTATCATTTCCAGCAACAAACAAAACAGCTACAAGACGGCGTCCATTTGTCATTTTTCAGGAAAGCTCGCAATCATAAAGGTGAACAGCTGATTACCGTACTCATTCACAATTTTGAGGACATAAATTTCCGCTTACACAATACCGTCATTTCCTACTATGAACAAGACAAACAACTGGCCAATGCAGCGTTTAGCTTACCTTGTGAAATTGCCGGAAATACGTCTATGCCATGGACGTTTATATTCTCAGAAACAAATGAAACAACTGCAGATCCTCAGTATTCGATTTGGAATTAA
- a CDS encoding sigma-70 family RNA polymerase sigma factor, translating into MKVGDEQAFRLLIERYKNDLFKAIYPILRNEKDAEDVTQEVFLKIYYALPQYKSQGLKAWMTRIAINHAIDLKRKKQRQNETVLEPEIFSAGSQPGCNTVAHLLRKEQREEVRNRLDEMPPNYRDVIYAYYITEKSYKQIADEQKVEVKTIEMKLYRARNWMKKHWKEDDF; encoded by the coding sequence GTGAAAGTAGGCGATGAACAGGCGTTTCGTTTACTGATTGAAAGATATAAAAATGATTTGTTCAAGGCGATATATCCGATCCTCAGGAATGAGAAGGATGCAGAGGATGTAACGCAAGAAGTGTTTTTAAAAATCTATTATGCTCTCCCTCAGTACAAATCGCAAGGTCTGAAGGCGTGGATGACGCGGATTGCGATTAATCATGCAATCGATTTGAAGCGCAAGAAGCAACGTCAGAATGAAACTGTTCTTGAACCAGAAATATTTTCAGCAGGATCTCAACCAGGTTGTAATACCGTTGCTCATCTTCTGCGAAAAGAACAGAGAGAAGAGGTACGAAATCGATTAGATGAAATGCCCCCTAATTATAGAGATGTTATTTATGCGTATTACATAACTGAAAAAAGTTATAAACAAATAGCGGATGAGCAGAAGGTTGAGGTTAAGACAATAGAAATGAAATTGTACCGTGCAAGAAATTGGATGAAGAAACATTGGAAGGAGGATGATTTTTGA
- the rlmD gene encoding 23S rRNA (uracil(1939)-C(5))-methyltransferase RlmD: MTSIKEVTHVTEIDHLDGKGNGRAMIWRESDRGSNPRKLKLTIPQTLIGESVQVVIEDSEKRRRKVMFEEILVASPERTVAPCPHFELCGGCVWQHWTYEGQLKHKTEQVKNALLSEGFDPELVLDTIGMDDPWHYRNKMEFTFSIEGDMGMHEQGDFRKIIPLETCLIAGRNMVDGMLEVGEWVKEFGLKGYDKEAHVGLLRHLMVRESFATGEMMLALFATETPDGELASAVENLVERITKKFPNVKSLLWLVNTDWADRTQSEDTHLLAGRDFIYDEMAGYRYRLWFDTFFQTNPKQAQKLVDLALEMGKPKEDEKMIDLFCGVGTFSLPFAARVKELAGIEIVETSIESAKRNAIDNDLHNTTFLARDARTGLDEMHDQFGFADILLVDPPRCGAGGRVMRRIGRSQPKRIVYVSCCPETFATDIAELLPFGYKLQTVQPVDLFPHTVHVECVALLELEK, translated from the coding sequence TTGACTAGTATAAAAGAAGTAACGCACGTCACGGAAATTGACCATTTAGATGGTAAAGGCAATGGACGAGCTATGATTTGGCGTGAGAGTGATAGAGGTTCCAATCCTAGAAAGCTGAAGCTGACGATTCCACAGACGCTAATAGGAGAGTCAGTGCAGGTCGTCATCGAAGATTCCGAAAAACGAAGAAGAAAAGTAATGTTTGAAGAGATTCTAGTCGCAAGCCCCGAACGGACGGTTGCGCCTTGTCCGCATTTTGAGCTTTGCGGAGGTTGTGTATGGCAACACTGGACGTATGAAGGGCAATTGAAGCATAAGACCGAGCAAGTGAAGAACGCATTGTTAAGTGAAGGATTCGATCCTGAACTAGTATTGGATACGATCGGCATGGATGACCCTTGGCATTATCGAAATAAGATGGAGTTCACGTTTTCGATTGAAGGGGATATGGGAATGCATGAACAAGGGGATTTCCGCAAAATCATCCCACTGGAAACGTGTCTAATTGCAGGCCGAAATATGGTCGATGGCATGTTGGAAGTCGGCGAATGGGTAAAAGAGTTCGGCCTTAAAGGCTACGACAAAGAGGCACATGTTGGGCTTCTTCGTCATTTGATGGTGCGGGAATCGTTTGCGACCGGTGAAATGATGTTGGCATTGTTTGCTACAGAAACGCCTGACGGTGAATTGGCGTCTGCAGTTGAAAATCTTGTCGAGCGTATCACGAAGAAGTTCCCGAATGTGAAAAGTCTTCTTTGGCTTGTAAACACAGACTGGGCTGATCGCACACAATCCGAGGATACGCATCTGTTAGCGGGGCGTGATTTTATTTATGATGAAATGGCAGGCTATCGCTATCGTCTTTGGTTTGATACATTCTTTCAGACGAACCCAAAGCAAGCCCAAAAGCTTGTGGACCTTGCGTTGGAAATGGGTAAACCAAAGGAAGACGAGAAAATGATCGACCTATTTTGTGGTGTCGGCACGTTCTCATTACCATTCGCTGCACGTGTGAAGGAATTGGCGGGAATCGAGATTGTCGAGACATCGATTGAATCTGCAAAACGCAATGCTATCGATAATGATTTGCATAACACGACATTCCTTGCCCGTGATGCACGAACGGGACTAGATGAGATGCACGATCAGTTCGGATTTGCTGATATTCTGTTGGTTGACCCACCACGTTGCGGAGCTGGCGGGAGAGTGATGCGCCGCATTGGGCGTTCCCAACCAAAACGGATCGTCTATGTATCTTGCTGCCCTGAGACATTCGCAACGGACATAGCTGAATTGCTACCATTCGGCTATAAGCTTCAAACTGTGCAACCTGTTGATCTTTTTCCGCATACTGTACATGTGGAGTGTGTGGCTTTGTTGGAGTTGGAGAAATAA
- a CDS encoding sigma-54-dependent Fis family transcriptional regulator, whose protein sequence is MKKPTILLVTKTNKVCKTFEENLRMFFSSKIDINICYETSQLNEKVMHSADLILVTSPALEKTIRELNTTIPVMVARRSIQIEKLEQLLGFPAKTRILMVTNSIEVALDSIDILYAFGFGHLTLVPFVPGFTDIEHAEHQDIAITFGQPELVPKHIKRIINLENRPIDLTTMLDIARLLNLSLEKAHFYTAGFFRDFVKMGRNLSLSIQNEKQLTQKLDSVLNAVHEGIIGLDEKGNITLINEDAYQILQLPSLSFIGKNYSEILPAFQIHETFVDQKEQLDTLLQLNNRSLLVSKVPLTLNKQLVGLVITFQDVTRVEKMEQEIRRKSTELGLTTKYSFDSIIGKSPLIVSAKQKAVRLAKSDYTVLITGENGTGKEVFAQAIHTSSERKDGPFVAVNFAGLTETLIKSELFGYEGGAFTGARKEGKMGLFELAHNGTIFMDEIGDASLSIQASLLRVLQERQVMRVGGNKIIPINVRVIAATNKNLYQMMQEGTFREDLYYRLNVLPLQIPSLRERKQDLFILIDSLLKLNKSNLIFETDIKNLLLNYNWPGNIRELESFIHYLMVIVEGNVVTENHIPNQILLSQKKGNSLSEIEETLLYLKTGNFIEDYKSILQILWICKKREQSVGRGVIQEMLPYFLTDSQLRHRLSILNKAKCIKVGIKKQGTEMTELGVEIFNRLNV, encoded by the coding sequence ATGAAGAAGCCTACTATACTTCTCGTAACAAAAACCAACAAAGTATGTAAAACATTTGAAGAAAATCTTAGAATGTTTTTTAGTTCAAAAATTGATATTAATATATGTTATGAAACATCTCAATTAAATGAAAAGGTTATGCATAGCGCTGATTTAATTCTAGTAACGAGCCCTGCGCTTGAAAAAACGATTAGAGAATTAAATACAACCATACCTGTTATGGTTGCACGAAGGTCTATTCAAATAGAAAAGCTAGAACAACTCTTAGGCTTTCCTGCTAAAACAAGAATTTTAATGGTTACTAACTCTATAGAAGTCGCTTTAGACTCTATTGATATTCTATATGCCTTTGGATTTGGGCATTTAACGTTAGTTCCTTTTGTTCCGGGTTTTACAGACATTGAACATGCAGAGCATCAAGACATAGCTATTACTTTCGGGCAACCCGAACTTGTACCAAAGCATATTAAAAGAATTATTAATTTAGAAAACCGACCAATTGATTTAACGACTATGCTTGATATTGCCCGTCTTTTAAATCTTTCTTTAGAAAAAGCACACTTTTATACGGCAGGATTTTTTAGAGATTTTGTGAAAATGGGCAGAAATTTATCATTATCAATCCAAAATGAAAAACAATTAACGCAAAAATTAGATTCTGTTTTAAACGCAGTCCATGAAGGGATTATAGGGCTAGATGAAAAAGGGAACATTACACTGATAAATGAAGATGCATATCAAATCTTACAACTTCCTTCTTTATCTTTTATCGGAAAGAATTATAGCGAAATTCTACCTGCTTTCCAGATCCATGAGACATTTGTGGATCAAAAAGAACAACTGGATACCTTACTTCAACTAAACAATCGCTCATTGTTGGTATCTAAAGTTCCCTTAACATTAAACAAACAATTAGTAGGTCTTGTCATTACTTTTCAAGATGTTACAAGAGTTGAAAAAATGGAGCAAGAAATTAGACGAAAAAGTACAGAGTTAGGTTTAACAACAAAATATTCATTTGATTCTATTATTGGAAAAAGTCCTCTGATTGTATCAGCAAAACAGAAAGCAGTTCGATTGGCTAAAAGTGATTATACAGTGTTAATTACAGGAGAGAATGGTACGGGCAAAGAAGTCTTTGCACAAGCTATACATACTAGTTCAGAAAGAAAAGACGGCCCATTTGTAGCTGTTAATTTTGCAGGACTAACCGAAACGTTAATAAAAAGTGAACTATTTGGATATGAAGGTGGGGCATTTACAGGCGCTAGAAAGGAAGGGAAAATGGGTTTATTCGAACTAGCCCATAATGGAACTATTTTTATGGATGAAATCGGGGATGCCTCATTAAGTATTCAAGCCTCCCTTCTACGAGTCCTTCAAGAACGTCAAGTCATGCGTGTAGGTGGCAACAAAATCATACCGATAAATGTACGAGTTATTGCAGCTACCAATAAAAACTTATATCAAATGATGCAAGAAGGTACATTTCGCGAAGATTTATATTATCGCCTAAATGTTTTACCACTACAGATCCCTTCACTTAGAGAAAGAAAACAGGATTTATTTATACTGATAGATTCCTTATTAAAGTTGAATAAAAGCAATTTAATTTTTGAAACAGATATAAAAAACCTCTTACTAAACTATAATTGGCCAGGTAATATCCGAGAACTTGAAAGCTTCATTCACTATTTAATGGTCATCGTTGAAGGGAATGTGGTTACTGAAAATCATATACCCAATCAGATTTTACTATCACAAAAGAAAGGTAATTCATTATCGGAAATTGAAGAGACACTTCTATATTTAAAAACAGGAAATTTTATAGAAGACTACAAATCCATATTACAAATACTTTGGATTTGTAAAAAGAGAGAACAGAGTGTAGGGAGAGGTGTCATACAAGAAATGCTCCCTTATTTTTTAACGGATTCACAGTTGAGACATCGATTATCGATATTAAATAAAGCTAAATGTATTAAAGTTGGCATAAAAAAACAAGGGACAGAGATGACTGAACTGGGTGTGGAAATATTTAATAGATTAAATGTGTAA
- a CDS encoding YfcC family protein — translation MEQKKKKKGFPMPDAFIIIFGIIVLSAIATYLVPSGSFERKDVDGRQVVIDGTYATTEATPSSVMDIFVAIHQGMTDSADLIFMVLIVGGIVAIFEHTGAINTGINAMIQKANGRRYPLIITFIVLFACMDMAGLSGNAVIAFIPIGIILAKALKLDPIVGVAMIYLGQYVGVATGTFDPVITGLAQKIAELPLFSGAGLRFAAFISLLIVTIIYICLYVRKISKDPSKGLMGITPFADDADGIDEKAEEYGPFTGRHKLVLLTFAVFIGIFLYGVFNFEWGIGELSAIFLMMGIVAAFIGGINANDFIQVFIKGAQGIIYGALVIGLARAAVILLENGNVLDTIVNSAFAPLSNLPTIVGAEAIFLFNLFFNLLVTSGTGQAAIVMPFIVPLVDMLDITRQTGVLAFKLGDGITNMITPTSGVLMAVLAVGKIPYLKWVKFIFPLVILWSIVAMILIAIAVLIDYGPF, via the coding sequence TTGGAACAGAAAAAGAAGAAAAAAGGTTTTCCGATGCCAGATGCATTTATCATCATTTTTGGCATTATAGTATTATCGGCAATTGCAACATATCTTGTACCATCAGGGTCCTTTGAAAGAAAAGATGTTGATGGTAGGCAAGTCGTTATTGATGGTACATATGCTACTACAGAAGCTACCCCATCCTCCGTAATGGATATCTTTGTTGCAATTCATCAAGGGATGACAGATAGTGCAGATTTGATCTTCATGGTACTTATTGTCGGTGGAATTGTTGCTATATTTGAACACACTGGAGCCATCAACACAGGTATAAATGCAATGATTCAGAAAGCAAATGGCAGAAGATATCCACTTATAATTACTTTCATTGTACTATTTGCTTGTATGGATATGGCGGGGTTAAGTGGTAATGCTGTTATTGCCTTTATTCCGATTGGGATTATTCTCGCAAAAGCATTGAAACTTGATCCAATCGTTGGTGTGGCAATGATTTATTTAGGTCAATATGTAGGGGTAGCTACTGGTACGTTTGATCCCGTGATAACTGGATTGGCACAAAAGATTGCTGAACTCCCATTATTCTCCGGTGCAGGTCTTCGATTTGCAGCATTTATATCTTTGCTTATTGTTACAATCATTTATATTTGTCTCTATGTAAGAAAAATCAGCAAAGATCCATCAAAAGGTTTAATGGGAATTACGCCGTTTGCTGATGACGCTGATGGTATTGATGAAAAAGCAGAAGAATATGGACCATTTACCGGTAGACATAAATTAGTCTTACTAACATTCGCCGTATTCATCGGAATATTCCTTTATGGTGTATTTAATTTTGAATGGGGTATCGGTGAACTGTCTGCTATTTTCCTTATGATGGGGATTGTCGCAGCATTCATTGGAGGAATTAATGCAAATGACTTTATTCAGGTATTTATTAAAGGAGCTCAAGGCATCATTTACGGGGCCTTGGTTATCGGTTTAGCAAGAGCTGCAGTTATTTTACTTGAAAATGGTAATGTATTAGATACCATTGTAAATTCCGCGTTTGCACCGTTGAGTAATTTGCCAACGATAGTGGGAGCTGAAGCAATATTTTTGTTTAATTTATTCTTTAATTTACTTGTAACTTCTGGCACAGGTCAAGCAGCTATTGTAATGCCTTTTATTGTTCCGTTGGTGGACATGCTAGACATCACTAGGCAAACAGGGGTACTTGCTTTCAAACTGGGAGATGGTATTACCAATATGATTACACCAACATCTGGCGTATTAATGGCGGTACTCGCAGTTGGGAAAATTCCATATTTGAAATGGGTTAAGTTTATATTTCCACTCGTAATTCTATGGTCCATTGTTGCCATGATTTTAATAGCAATCGCTGTGCTCATTGATTACGGACCATTTTAA
- a CDS encoding M20 family metallopeptidase → MDQIIKYMLENKEHILGDIQYLVESDSPSNNKQLADICNQKIQNLFHRYFGYKAEEIEQENYGNHLRFEFGKGEETILLLSHYDTVWNEGDLSFKVEGDKVFGPGILDMKGGLVQAIWALKALQDLQIPLTKKVVFLCTSDEEIGSPSSKGIIEKEAKNSDFALVTEPPAEESGALKTGRKGTSRYYVHIEGKAAHAGNNHEDGINAIKEAAHQIVYLESLTDYDTGTTINVGSIVGGGKLNVVADSSTFGIDVRVKSREEQQRVDRIIKELKPNSEGIRLKVRGGINRPPMNRNDKTGELFTIAKKVAKDLGMDLEEAYVGGGSDGNFTANIGVPTLDGLGAAGKGIHARNEHIVASEIPNRTALLCKLIGSL, encoded by the coding sequence ATGGATCAAATAATAAAATATATGCTAGAAAATAAAGAACATATACTTGGAGACATTCAATACTTAGTAGAGAGCGATTCTCCATCAAATAATAAGCAATTAGCAGATATTTGCAATCAAAAAATCCAAAATTTATTCCATCGCTATTTTGGCTACAAAGCCGAAGAAATCGAGCAAGAGAATTATGGAAATCATCTTCGTTTTGAATTTGGTAAAGGCGAAGAAACAATTTTACTGTTATCGCACTATGATACCGTTTGGAACGAGGGAGATTTGTCGTTTAAAGTAGAGGGAGACAAAGTCTTTGGACCGGGAATTCTTGATATGAAGGGTGGACTCGTCCAAGCCATTTGGGCTTTGAAAGCGCTTCAAGATTTACAGATCCCACTAACGAAAAAAGTGGTATTTCTGTGTACAAGTGATGAAGAGATTGGTAGCCCTTCTTCCAAGGGAATTATAGAAAAAGAAGCAAAGAATAGTGACTTTGCTTTAGTCACAGAACCCCCAGCAGAAGAATCAGGAGCATTGAAAACGGGTAGAAAAGGCACATCCAGATACTATGTTCATATTGAAGGCAAAGCTGCTCATGCCGGGAATAATCATGAGGATGGGATTAATGCGATTAAGGAAGCAGCCCACCAAATTGTTTATTTAGAATCTCTCACTGATTATGATACTGGCACGACTATTAACGTAGGCTCTATAGTAGGTGGCGGAAAACTAAACGTTGTAGCAGATTCATCAACGTTTGGTATTGATGTACGTGTAAAATCTCGAGAAGAACAGCAGCGAGTAGATCGAATTATAAAGGAATTAAAACCTAATTCAGAAGGAATTAGGCTTAAGGTAAGAGGTGGCATTAACCGACCGCCTATGAACCGTAATGATAAAACAGGTGAGCTATTTACGATTGCGAAAAAAGTCGCAAAGGATTTAGGCATGGATTTAGAAGAAGCGTATGTAGGCGGTGGCAGTGATGGTAATTTCACCGCTAACATAGGAGTGCCGACATTAGATGGTCTGGGCGCTGCAGGTAAAGGCATCCACGCTAGAAACGAGCATATAGTAGCAAGTGAAATTCCAAACCGCACAGCACTGTTGTGTAAATTAATTGGTTCTTTATAG
- a CDS encoding DUF4956 domain-containing protein produces the protein MDQITNLFSTNGLDGATPTMWMSITAMALAAVLSFIITKVYQITFTGERYSQAFVHTIIMMSVVVSVVMNVVSGNAGVAFGLFAVFSLIRFRSAVTNAKDIAYIFFGLCVGMTAGLFQFPLAIALTLFASLIFYILFKVDYGKGKDTQILKVTVPENLNHENLFDDILSEKTDYFQLRQVETTNLGTMILYTFAIRSKNDTKDQDLLNEIRVRNANLKVSLSYLEMRD, from the coding sequence ATGGATCAGATCACGAACTTGTTTTCAACTAATGGATTGGATGGAGCCACTCCGACTATGTGGATGAGTATTACCGCGATGGCACTTGCTGCGGTTCTAAGTTTTATCATTACGAAAGTTTATCAAATTACATTTACAGGAGAGCGCTATTCACAAGCGTTCGTTCATACAATCATTATGATGAGTGTTGTCGTGTCGGTTGTCATGAACGTAGTAAGCGGAAATGCCGGTGTAGCGTTTGGTTTATTTGCCGTATTCTCGCTCATCCGCTTCCGAAGTGCCGTGACGAACGCGAAGGATATCGCCTACATCTTTTTTGGATTATGTGTCGGGATGACAGCGGGACTGTTTCAATTCCCTCTGGCCATTGCATTGACGTTATTCGCCAGTCTGATTTTCTATATTCTGTTCAAAGTGGACTATGGCAAGGGGAAAGATACGCAAATCCTTAAAGTAACTGTCCCTGAAAACCTAAATCACGAAAATTTATTCGATGATATCTTGAGTGAAAAAACCGACTACTTCCAACTTCGACAAGTTGAAACAACGAACTTGGGGACGATGATTCTCTATACATTTGCCATCCGAAGCAAGAACGATACAAAAGATCAGGACTTGCTGAATGAAATCCGTGTACGTAATGCGAATCTGAAAGTATCTCTATCTTATCTTGAGATGCGGGACTGA